The following nucleotide sequence is from Anopheles stephensi strain Indian chromosome 3, UCI_ANSTEP_V1.0, whole genome shotgun sequence.
GTACGTTGATTGCCTTCGGGGAACCACCACCCGATGGGCCGGCCATCATGGCTGTGCTAGCGAGCGTACCGTTCGGGAGTGGCGCTCCCGGAACGGTTCCATTTGTGGTTCCGTCCGTCATGCGGAAGTAGTGAGCCTTGTGTGAGCTTCCTGGGCGCGAGTAATCCAGATGATCGTATTCCGTGTCTAGgggggaaggaaaacgaaaagacGGATAAGAGTAGGGCATAAAAAAGCTCATACCGTATTAACAATCTAGTGAAATCGATGGCTTTAAACGTAATTTACAGAGAGAGGAACTTACAAATGTAGGTACAATTTGAGTCCCGCGATAAAGCAGCTGCATgcgttttaatgttttaattaatatttttatacgCTAGCACAATTAAAATGCTCTTTTAACGTAAAGCTTTCGAAATGGAACGGAAATTCGCGCTCCAACGTTCACGTTGCTccgattgcatacctttaggcgcaacACGGATAATCGAACAATCGACGAAAGGTCGCACAACAttcttttcgatgaaatatttaaactttAAATCCCCCTCTTTCGGAAACTTACCGATCGAATCCTTCAACCGAATCTCATCGTACACGTGATCCTTGAAGCAGTTCGGGTTGGTCATGTCCGCTTCGAAGTTTTTCAAGCTCTCCGGTCCGTAGTGTGAGATGGAGTACGCTAAAAGCATGATCAAATAACAGATTATTATACATAAAAAAAGGCTTCTCGGTTTTGCACACCGCACACTTACACTTATCCACACCGTACTCGTTGTCCGGGTAGCTGTACTTGTCTTGCTTCGGACGCCGCCGGCCCGACATCACGTCACGCAGATTGTTTGGCAGCACGTTCCGCAGCAGTCCGGTGCGTGCATCCAGCGGTGGTACGATCGTCCCGTTCGAGGACAGTGTCCCGATTGCAACGCCCCCGTTTGCACCGCCAGTTCGTGCGTACACGGGATTGTCGAAGTGGCTCGGTTGCTCCTGGGTCATGTAGTTAACGACGTGGTTCACTTCGGCCTTCAGATTAGCAACGCGGCGCCGGTAGTAGAGCAGCATTGCGGCGAATATGCACACGAACAGGATCGTTAGTACGACGGCCAGTACGGAGCCAGAAGAGCCTGCGAGTGGgggatgaagcaaaaaaaggactcAGATTAATGGAAGTGTTTAGGCAGCAAGGAAGAAGGGCACGTACTGGTGCTTAACACAGTGCGCACACACGCTTTCCCGTGCTGCACAGGTGCTAAACGGCACGGTTGAAAAGCCTAATATAGTACAGCACAATCAGCGAGCTAAACCCGTCCCcaggaacacacacagcaaacattaCCCAGCAACCCCGCTTCCGGTGCAGTAACTCGTTCGGCCACCACGGACGATGAGTTGGAAGCCTTCTCCTCGGGACCGTTCTTGTCGCCCGTCTCAAATTCGTACATAGCGCGGAACATATCGCGCAGAATGGTCAAATATTCTTCCTGGTATTTACGTGACTCAATGGCAAAATCTTCGCTTTCGGACTGCTGTTCTTGTCCTCCAGAAAGGATTCCTCTCTCCGAAGAGTTCTCAGATGTATCGTCAGGAGGAATACTACCCTTATCGAGCTTCGTTGTGGCGGTTTGTTGGTTAGTGACTGATTCTCCACCCATCCAAGGCGTTGTTGTATAGGGAAGTTCTGTTCCATCACccttagctgctgctgctgctgtagctaTCAACTGATCTACGGTAGCTGCCTCCGTAGAGCTTTCCAAGGTGGACGGTATTGGGATCATATCACCTACTCTCCCTTCAGATTCATTCAATTCATGATAAGTTGCAGCAGTTGTAGCAGATAAATCATCTCCGAAGCTCGTCGTAACGACTCTTGGCTCTTCTCTAGCCAACCTTACTACCATCCCCTGTCCAACCTGCAATACAATCGTCCTATTCCCTCCGTAATCATACCCCTGCTCATCGATCCTCTGCTGCAGATCCACATACGACACATTGACTGTTAAATCTTCCTCCACTGCTACCCGATAGCTTGTGCTGTTGATGAATGTTTCCATGAAGTTTGAGCTGCCGCTTATCGAACCGCTTTCCCCCGTTTGCTCCAGCAGCGTAACATAGGAATGCATCTGCACGAGCGTTAGATCCGCGAAGCCATCCGCTCGATGCAGTATAGCTATCTGCTGACCTGGGCGAATAGAGTGCGTCCGGTTGTAGCTTGCCAGTAAGCTGTTTGCGTAAAGCGAGAATGCTATGCTAACGTTATAAACTGCTGACGCTTCTTGCTGACGATCACGCTTATCGTTCGTAGCAATGGGTTGATGAGGTTCTCGATCATGACGATGCGTTGCGGAATTATTTACTCGCTCTATACGAATGTCGTACCGTTTTGGAGGTGGAACGATTGCTTCCTCGACTAAACGTAGTTCGCCGGGGAAATACGTTACAAATGGCGTTAAATACGGTGAATAAAACACCTCCCTCAATTGCTTAACAGGAAGGAAGAACTGAAGACCTTTTTCTTCCCAAAGTAACCGCTTACCTTCATCGATTCGCGCCTGCGCCATCCGCTCGTCACAGTTCTTGCCGCTCCAGCCCACCATACACACGCATCCTCTAGCCGCGTGGCACAGGAAGTTCCCGGGCGGACACTCGCACGCATCCATACAGTGGTTGCCGTAGAATCCTTCCGGGCACACCTCATCGCACCGGTGTCCCATCCAGCCCGCCTCACAAACGCACGTGCCATCGTTCTTGCGGCATTTGGCATTGTTGTAGCAGCTGCAGCGCTGGCTACAGTTCGTCCCGTAGTACATGTCCTCACACACCGTCTCACACCGCGGCCCGGTCCAGCCCGGCGTACACTGGCACTCGCCGGTAATGTGGTTACATTCGGCCCCATTCCTACAGTCACACTTTCTCGCACAATCCTGCCCGTAGTACCCGGACGAACAGGGATGCTCGCAGGTCGGTCCGATGAAGCCCGGTGGGCAGGTGTACTGGCCGGTGATCGGATTGCAGGTACGATTGCTTTCCGCCGAACCGGGACACCGTTCCATGCACCCGTGGCCAAAGAAACCTTTCGGGCAGGGTTCGCTACAGGTGCGTCCGGTCCAGCCCCGGGCACAGATGCACGCCCCGGTGATCGGATCGCAGGACGAGTTGTTGTGGCAGGTGCAAATTTCGCTACACGTGTCGCCGTAGTAGCCCAGCGGGCAGCGGCTTTCACAGCGCACACCTACaaagaaaaggcaaacaaaaaggtGATTTAGTGCTCGTGTAGTCTAAAGCGGAAGGAAAGCATTTAAAGTATGTTCTTAGCCTTAGGTCCTTCTATCCCGACCCGCCCGCCAACAACTCACCGCCCCACTCGCGCTTGCAAATGCACCGGCCGGTGGTTGCATTGCACGCCAAAATGTTCTCCAAATGGCAATCGCACAGCTGCTCACAGTTCTGCCCAAACCGGCCGGGCGTACACTTCCGGTCGCACAGCTCGCCCGTCCACCCGGCCGGACACGTGCACTGCCCATTGATCGGGTTGCACACGCCACCGTTCTGGCAGAGGCACCTTTCCGTACAGTCGCGCCCATAGTGCTGCGCGTCGCAGGGCCTATCGCACTTGATGCCCTGCCAGCCCGGCGCACACAGACACTTGCCCGAATCCCCCTCGCAGGTGGCCCCGTTCATGCACTGGCACCGTTCGCTACAGTTCTGGCCGTACATATTGTTCGAGCAGGGTTCCTCGCAGCTTTCGCCCTTAAACCCGGCAATACACAGGCACGTTCCTTTACGGGCGGTGGaaggaatggaaaagaaatgaaacgaatcaaattgaaataaatgaaggaaaaacacaggaaaacaaataaacgaacgaacgaaaaaatgggaaaaacacaaaccatcGATATGTGAGCAAGGGGACGAATTTTTGCAGTTGCACGTCAGCTGGCAGTCCTGTCCGTAGCGCAGGAAGCGGCATGGCCTGTCACAGGCACTGTTGCTCCATCCCGGTTCGCACTGACACTTACCGGTCCACGGATGGCACCTGCCCGGTTCAACAACGGCaaacaaatggaaacaaaaaaaaagggggggaaaCCAAACATAAGCGCCCAACTCAACTCAACCAAACCGGCACCACACTCCCTGCCTGCCTGCGTACATTTTCGTGTTGCTCCACTTGCACTCACAGATGCCGGTACAGTTGGCACCGTACCGATCGACCGGACACACCCGCTGTCCGCAGTCCGCTCCCGTCCACCCGTCCGGACACGTGCAGCTTCCGTCGGCCGAGTCACACAGCGCCTCATTCAGGCACCGGCACGTCTCCGTGCAGTTGATGCCGAACTGATTGTTCGGGCAGGAATCGAGACACTTGGCGCCCATGAAGCCGGGCGCACATAGGCACTGGCCCGTCACCCGGTCGCAGTCGGCACCGTTGAAGCATTCGCAGCGGTTCGCACACTCCAGCCCGTACCAGCCGGGCTGGCAGCGGTTCGCACACACCGTACCGGTGTACCCGgccggacacacacactcacccgtCACTGGATCGCACGTCCCACCGTTCTGGCAGCGGCATTTCGACTGGCACTGCTTCCCGTGCGTACCGGCCGGACACGTTTCCGTGCACCTAAAGCGGGACAAGCGCAAGAGACTTTAGCAACCGGGAAGCGTTTCCACTCCCCATCCCATCATCACTTACAGTGGTCCCGTGAATCCTGGCGCACAGTAGCATTCGCCGGACACATTGTCACACTTGCCACCGTTTCCGCACTGACAGATTTCGGCACAGTTCTGCCCGAATCGATCGCTCGCGCACGTTTCCTCGCAGTACCGGCCCTTGAAGCCTCGGTTACACTCGCAGCTACCGTCGGCCGCATTACACGCCGCACCGTTCACACACTTGCACGGCTGCTTGCAGTCCGAGCCCCAAACGTTCGGTGGACAACCTGCAAGCGGAGGGAGCGATTAATGTTAAACCCCAAAAGTCCTCCCGCACTTACGCCAACACTTACTAATGTTACAGGTTTTGCCAGCAAAGCCCTTGTTACAGCGGCACACGTCCGGATTGACGCACGTGCCGTTCCCGCAGCCCGCCTTACACTCCGGTATGCAGTGCGTTTCCTCCTCGTCGAGCTGGTAGCCGACGCAACACTTCTTCACGATCCGCTGCTTGTTGATGGTGCGCGTTTCGTTCACCGTTCGGATCTTGATGCGGTACGCGGAGCAGCGGGGCGGTATGCCGAGGCACCACTTCTGGTACCGTTCCTGGTACGCTTCCTCCTTCGGGGTCGTTATCGTGATGGGAATgctgcaataaaaaaagaggaaagtTTAACTCCTATTTCTGATTGTTTTTACTTCAATTTATATCGTTCAAGTGCTTCAAGTTCAAGACGGATCCTCCTCAAAACAGGGCATCGGTTTTGGCGTATAAaacatcgattccgaagcATTGTTTCAACTACGCCGACCATGCTCAATATATATATAGTGGAGCTCGCCGCAAGCTTTTACGCCTTATTGATCATAAGTGCTTGTCCTCCGGCcgaatatttcatcttctcTTTCATAGCGCTGTCGAAGCACTAAAGTCTGTGAGGGCAATGAAGAGCCCAGACTACTTtgtgaaagaaattttaaaggtcttaagctccttgtttgaaaaatctttccgaATATCTCTTGTTTGGTTGCCCGCTCATTGCGGTATTCCAGGCAATGAAAGGGATTCAGATCAATTGGCCAAAGAGGGCGCTTCGGAAGGGTATCTTTTGGATAGGCTGATCCTACCTCACGGGCACATGCGTGCTCCACAATCTCTCTGCATGGCTCGGTGGCAGCAGAGTATGTGGGACACAGATGAGCTTGGGAGGTTTTTACATTCGATCACTCCCCAAGTTAGCTTGAAGCCCTGGTTCCAaggcatctcaggagatcgtgcgttcactcgaatgatgtctaggcTTAGGTCTAATCATTTCGCATTGGGTGCGCATCTCCAGCGTATTCAGACGGGCCGACTCCAAAACATGTGGCTGCGGCCTCGGATGCTATGACATAGATCATATTCTATGGTCTTGTCTGGAGTACGAGCCAGCACGACCCTCCTTATTGGAGGCAGTTCAGGACATCGGCAGAACACCCAACGTTACAATTCGAGATCTGATGATGCCTACCTGGGAACtatttttgagttctgccgagcGAATGGTATTGTAGTTTAGTACCTTACCTCCTTTCCTTCCACCCCTactgtttgtctgttataTGTGTTATATCTCGCTCGTGTGTATGGCGATGAATgactgattgaatgaatgaatgtatgaattAGTGCGATGATAGAGGGGCTTGGTATGGGCAGAATATCCTGGATATTCCAGAAAGGCGTGTTGCTACGATCAATGAACGCAGACAAGCCAAAGGGATGAAAGAACACTGGATCCCGACACGCAGAATAGTGACGATGGCATatcccaaaaacaaacgggatgaGATGATCACTCACGATACCGACCCTCGCTACCAACAATACCTCGAATTTGGATGACcgaccgagctcacccgggataaggtgctctttcacggtttggagaaggaaatgtctccaaaccatcgtgaattgtattaattttgtaatttagttttaagcaaaacggccaggccgttctttatgaataaaaagaaGTGCTTCAAGTTTCCCCATTGCTTGCACCTTAATTACTCAGGGAAACCCAGTTTCACCTTCGTTCATTCACTGATTGCTCTCGGAGATTGGGCAAGCATGCATGGGTAATGGTGCCGAGCAGCTTGCCTCTAACCCTTACCCACAGGCCGTGTAATTAATTTGCTACCTCGAAGGTAAATCACGCGCCACAGTTACTGCGTGGTGGGGAACTCGTACACCGTACTCACTTTTCCACTTCCTTGCAAACGTTCGGTCCCTCCAGGTGATCATCCTTGACGAGCTCGGTATACGACGCCAAAGCGCGGCTGTTGCAGTAGACGGACACCAGCAGTAGCGCCACCGGGAAGGATGGGATCGCGCTGCTCAGCACCTGTTGCATCCACGGTTTCTTACGTGCTCGTGCCATTGTGTGCAGGCAGAGGATAGAGAACTTCACAAGACACAgacactgcactgcactgcactaCACTTGGAAACTGTTTGCTGTCTGTCTGGCTAATTTTCCACTAGAGGCGATACACTCGTTTGCCTGTTTTTAGCTGTTTAGAGAGGGAGAACTTCATTCATAAAAATCACCACAGTGCGATGACTGCTTACGGCTGTCCAGTGTCGCTACTTCTACAGGTTCTATCTCGGACAGGTACTCAGGTCCCTTCACTAGCCCTTgcaccaacacactcacaacgCACAACTTCAGTTCTAACCGCAGGGCAATCTCTGTACGATCAGACCTGCACACGTTCCTTCCATAGGCTCTCCGTAGCAATCATCCACTTGTGTCCGCGTCCGTACACGATGACGGCTGGCAATTCTTTGTTCTGACcatactaccaccaccactccgTTCCCTGTGACGACGTCTCACTTCTACGAGCGCCCAGCGTCCCAGTTCATCCCGTTCCTCGATACGCTCGTTCGATTGTGTAACGAGATCTTCATCACCTCAATCTCTGCGTTCGACGATCACTGACGCAACGGTGATGCAGTTCTTACACAGTTCTTCCCCAGTCTCTCGTCCAGGAGAATTGGCACTTCGCGCCTCGCTTTATTCCGTTACCCCAATTGCACCAGGCGGCCTGCAGAAGAAAGTGAATAAACAAAAGAGATACAAAGATTAGTTAGTTAGCGGTTAGCATGAGGTATTTATACGGTAACGGTACGACTGACCAACGACGACAAATTGATGCTTAGAGGAAGCTTCTAATTAGCATAACTGTGCCGGAGGAGGAACAACCCGTGAGTTATCGTCCTTTGTGGAGGTTAGAATTGTGCGCCGTGTTGGAAGTGAATCATAGAATTAAAAAATCGCACAAGATTGCTGGCGATATCTCTTCAAGATCACGAGAAGATCTGAAATTTGCGGTGGTAATACAATTTTTGGGCAAATAAATACCTGATCTTGTACTAAGCTTCCTTTTTCAACAAGCCACAACCGCTCTTGATACGATTACAACTATTATTCTGAGTGAGGACTTTGGACCTCCTCCTTGCCAGATAGCTTCAGTGCTGAAGTTTCTttgtatacacacacacacacacacacacacacacacaccattgcATCGTCTCCCGTCCTCGAACGCTTTGTTGTCACACGTAAGGGGAAGAATTCTAGCTACGAAAAGCTTCCAGCTACCCTCGGCAAACGGCACAATAGCATCATAAATCATTGCCTATCGTACCGTAGGCGATTTATAAGACAGTTTCTTTGTTTCTTGTACGATTTGCAAATACTTAAAAAGGGGAATTTATAATCCCCAACCTTCCGATAACATGCATGATCGTTGTACGCAACAAAATAAGCAACCGATCACAAGTTCCAGGAAAATGGACAGGAAGGAACGCGTGCTGTAACGATGGAAAATAACGCCACCGCAGCACCAATTAAACCAACCGCGCCGATCGCgctccgatcgatcgattacaCAGCTCCACATCGTCGCACAGCACATTCCTTCCCTAGCCCCGGACGAGTTGCGCATTTGAAATTGGATACCCGCGAGTCAACACTATGTTGTGGCAGTTTCTACGTCCTTCTGGTGACAGTTTATCGGTGGCAATTGCAGCGCCTTGTGTGAGCCTGGTGCATGAATCACAGACGGAGCGAACAAGAAACGGAGCCAATTGCTTCCCTATCGCCCAGCGTGTGCGTGTACTCATACCGATCGCCGTCTTCTGTGACAAGTGTTCcttgtttgcttttgcccAGTGCGTTGCTTTATCGCAATccgagtggtggtggtggtgattgcTGTTGTTGGATGTCCCACCATCAAGTGCATATTGATATATACCCGTAAGGTATCTTCGGTCGGCAGGAGAGATACGGCCCCCGATAAGTTCCCGTTCCCGAGCATTATGAACCTAAAATGCATCcgtaagggtgtgtgtgtccgaTATGCAGTGCCTTATAGGGTGTGCTGCCGCGGTGCTTATATATctcaaagaaaaagaataaacgATAATGCTGGAACTGGAGGAGGCCTTCCGTCAATGACTCAAGAGCTAGTCGGGGTAGAGAACGTCAAGAATCACGATCACACTTGGTTTGGCGGCCCCCGTTTATGGCTTTGTTCTGATGTGTTGTAATCGTGGCACCATTATAATATGCTGGTTCCGGTGCATTCAGGGCTACGATGCAGCGGCGAGTCATCGCCTGCACATGAAAAGTGGTTTAGACACGTCCCCCGAACAGGCCATCCACCAGCCGAAGAAGAAGTCAAAGGGCAACGGTCTGGAGGGTGTTCTGATAACCGCCACGCCGCAATGGACGACACTTGAGCCCATAAAGATATACGGCAGACATCGTTTATCGTACTACTTCACAAGCCTAGCTATTCCTGGACAGCGAACTGCAGCTTTCGATCCAATGCCTTGTCGTGAAGCGATCTTTCAAGCACCAACGATAATAGCTCCAAAAATGTTTTCTTAGTTGATTTTTCGGTAAACCAAACGATGCCCCTCCATCGTCCACACTTTCGCGCACTCGAGGTGACCTCATTGGGTGTTGTTTGGCGGAGTGTTTATTGTTTCCTTTTGTACGATCATTAATTGCGAACCAACCAGCGTCACGAGCTGTTGCGTTGTTTCGTCAATGGCTGGGGTCCTCAAATTTTTAGCTAACTCAGCTCAATTTTGGAGCGCGTAATTCGGTTCGTGTTCCGCCTTTCGGTGATGAGGCACCGTAGGAGCACCGtataaaatgcaataaatgcaaaaaggattatttacaaaatcgaTCAATCGATAGTTGGAAGCGTCATTCGAAAGGGTTAGCGTTACGACAACCCGCAGAAGGAAGTGGACGGCACggatttattaattatttagcACCAATCCGTTCGGTTCGTGCGGCTGAGGCATGTTACTTCTAAAACAAACGGACCAACGTCAACGTCGCCGCAACTGTAAATTGACGCTGAACGATCGGATCGGTGTCACATAACTTTCGGGACGCGTTCGGCGTTTCTTCTGTTTGTGCGTTGTTTTATGAAGagctgactggctggcttattgtttgtttcgtttgttagCTTTAAGCAGGGACATTCGCTACAAACTGGCTAGGCAGTGTTGGTGTTGAGTTCTCTTTCTGCACGCCAAGAATGGAACGAGGTGCGACATTGCCTGAAGTTCTCGAATTAACACTCCAACGTCACAATGTAGTTAATATGTCTCCCTGGTGCCCTCTCGGCCATTGTGTTTCACAAAGCTGCACATCCAAAGTGGCTTTTCCACGGTCACAGCGCACACACGCCTTCCAAATTCGAAGGCGCAATGCGTCCCCATGTGCCAAATAATAATTTAGCGGAACAAACTAACGAACGAGCCCGTCTCGTTCGGCTCGAGTGTCGTCACTTCGCTTGGAACCATGTGCTCGGTAAGAAAATcatcttttttattattatgctcGAACCAATTGGCCGATTTGCGTCTGGATGTTGTGAGTGACGCATCAAATTGTACTAAATTTCATCTCCGTGTATCTGGCAGTATCCCGCGGCCGCGTGACTCATACCTGTAGTGGTGTGAAGCAAGTGACCTCGGCCTAACCGCAGGCCGCACTTAGCACCCTAGGACGTGCTCGCCGAAAAAATGCTCCCCACCAGCTATAGACCGCCGATTACATCTGTCAGGGCAGGGATTTTCGACAAGGCAGCTGAACATTGTCTGGCTCGAACGTGACCGTATTCTCGGAAGCTGACTTTTAGCTCATCCGTCTTGACCACCAAGCCCCAGTGGGTGAGATAATTGGCGCCAAAGCGCTAGAGACGATCGCTCATTCATCACCGGCTTACAGTTGGCGGTCGTGTCTGTAGTAAACGGATCTACACAGCGTGCCCCATTGACTGCCTGCCGGGGCCAGAATACCAAACACACCAATCCACTCTACCAGACCAGTGCGTTTCCTCTGTGAACGAGTGTTTCCTCGGTTACGAGGAAATTTTCTTGAATCACTCCGAACAGAATCCGTGTCGAACGCGCCCCGATACCGAGGTTACGTTTGAACATCTGTTAAATATTCCCCATCCCCACTCCCAGGGCATAGAGCAGCAGCGCACGTGGGACGATGATCTGTGGGTGTAGTATTTATTGCTTTCCAAGATTTGCTGTACTTTCAGATGCAACGGGCTGCTAGCGTGCTCGGCAGCAGTGTAGACACTGGCCATGAAACACCGGCCTCTACAATGTAGATGTAGCCAACAATGAGCCACAGTGAGCTTGTCACAATCGAAAAGGTGACCAGGAAGATGCATTTTACTGTCAAACTAGTTAAACGAGCAATTGTTTGGGAGAGCTTCCTCAAACTAAAGTCATCGTCTATGAGCATTCTTTTCCGAAGACATCCCTGCGCGGGACGCCAACTGTTCAGGGAGACATCTTCTATGGGAGAATCATTCCTTAAAGGTTTGATTGTACCGGAGCGAGCAGCTTCTTTAATTGAGTTGTGGGGCAGTGTGTCTTCCGAGTACGAAATTAGCTGATGCACGCGTTGGTAGTTGTTGTAGTAGGAAACCATTCTCCGGGAAGGGTTCACAGAAATGTTCAGCAAAGTACGTGTAACCAGAAGATTTAATTTTTGGAACTGCAAGAAAATCCACCAACGAATATCGTTATCTTAACATCAGGAAGAAAAGATTCCTGCATTAGATACGATACCTGGAAGTATGTCCAACGCTTCAACAACTCGCTGGATTCGTATTTTACATCCATAAGGACAGGCTTACAGTTACATGCTGGCAACACTGACGGAATGATAACGAGGCGACACACAGGGCATCGATCCGGAAGCCTTGGTCCGAAAGTCTTGAGACTCAACCGTTCATACGCTTCGCACGCTGTAAGTTAAGTAAGGAAATGTAGTTCAAAACAGCAACACTCGAAGAATGGTCGCCTCTAGCTGATGGGGAACCAGCTCCAAAGCGCGCAAGAGTTACGCGACCGCGCATTTGGATATATTATTCAATCTATTTTCATTGCACTCCCAGCTATTTATATGGCGCACCACATTCAGTCAAGTGAACGCGTCTAATCCGAGCCGGGGAAAGTGATCTACTCACGCACAATGCGTTCGCATTGAATCTAACCAAAAGAGGGATGGAAAAACGGCATACCAGCTGCAGAATTGTACATTTTAtatcacaaaaacaaacacggcCACACAAACAGTAGCGTTTCGGATTTAAGTTTGACTTCAGGGGGTGACAAGTGACGAGTCATGGCATACTTCAACGCGGCTCATTTTCGTTGAAAAAGAACTTCGAGAAAATCAGTTTCCAAGGAGATTTCAACGCCAACTGATTTTTCGTTCGCCGTTGCCCAGGGTGTGATTAATTACGCGATCTATTAACACATCAACCGTTACCGGATGCCCCtataaaatggtttatcaGCTTCTAATGGCTTCATTCGTTTCGTCTGATCAGTTCCGATTCCGTAGGCGCCAACAATGCAGGCATCCCTAAGTACGAAGGAAAGcccataaatatttatttatgcttCAAAGTCGGCTGTACTGCAGGGTAGCCCACTTCAAACGCAACTCCACGGAAGCTGGCATTAATGTTCGTCCATTCTGTGATTTatgccacacacacatccacagcaGTGTCGCTACCAATCATCAGCAAATACCAGCATACAAACAGCCGCTGCTTTGGGTGCGCGGCGCTCTTACTTTCCTCTCTATCTACTGCGCTTCACCGGCACATCGGAACCGGACCCGTGACGGGAATTGGTCAGGGAGTTTGTTGTTCCCTAATAAATGTATTATTAGGCCTGGCGGCTTTCAACGCGCGCGGGTGCTGAAACAGGGTGGCCAACAGCAATCAGCACACATTTGAAGATGCTGTTTCCTGTGACGTTAATCTTGTCGCAAATAAAAAGAGAATTAATTTGAGGCTCGTTTGGCAAGTGTTTGTCTGGACGCCAGTGACAACTGTTCCATATCAGTTGGGGTTTTCCATTGATTATGTTAAAAACGGTTGTGCGACTAGTAGAGCCGTTATCACACACGCCACCAGTCGTTTGTAAACAGTGAATTGTATGCCGCTTATTatgcaaaataaacaaaaaggaGGGCAAGTGAGGGATGAATCAAGTAGACTTGGTTGAGTCACGGACTGTGACTTGTGATACGATCGCAAAAACAATTGAGCATCAATTCACGAAAAACAGCGCGCATTATGACCTTTCATAGGGTCCTGCCTAATCTACCACATTCTGGTGACTCATATGCATACCGGAAATTGGTGCACCTACCCACATCCACATGCCCAAGGCCACATCAATCAAGTGGGAAATGGATTAC
It contains:
- the LOC118510197 gene encoding protein draper isoform X3 translates to MARARKKPWMQQVLSSAIPSFPVALLLVSVYCNSRALASYTELVKDDHLEGPNVCKEVENIPITITTPKEEAYQERYQKWCLGIPPRCSAYRIKIRTVNETRTINKQRIVKKCCVGYQLDEEETHCIPECKAGCGNGTCVNPDVCRCNKGFAGKTCNISCPPNVWGSDCKQPCKCVNGAACNAADGSCECNRGFKGRYCEETCASDRFGQNCAEICQCGNGGKCDNVSGECYCAPGFTGPLCTETCPAGTHGKQCQSKCRCQNGGTCDPVTGECVCPAGYTGTVCANRCQPGWYGLECANRCECFNGADCDRVTGQCLCAPGFMGAKCLDSCPNNQFGINCTETCRCLNEALCDSADGSCTCPDGWTGADCGQRVCPVDRYGANCTGICECKWSNTKMCHPWTGKCQCEPGWSNSACDRPCRFLRYGQDCQLTCNCKNSSPCSHIDGTCLCIAGFKGESCEEPCSNNMYGQNCSERCQCMNGATCEGDSGKCLCAPGWQGIKCDRPCDAQHYGRDCTERCLCQNGGVCNPINGQCTCPAGWTGELCDRKCTPGRFGQNCEQLCDCHLENILACNATTGRCICKREWGGVRCESRCPLGYYGDTCSEICTCHNNSSCDPITGACICARGWTGRTCSEPCPKGFFGHGCMERCPGSAESNRTCNPITGQYTCPPGFIGPTCEHPCSSGYYGQDCARKCDCRNGAECNHITGECQCTPGWTGPRCETVCEDMYYGTNCSQRCSCYNNAKCRKNDGTCVCEAGWMGHRCDEVCPEGFYGNHCMDACECPPGNFLCHAARGCVCMVGWSGKNCDERMAQARIDEGSSGSVLAVVLTILFVCIFAAMLLYYRRRVANLKAEVNHVVNYMTQEQPSHFDNPVYARTGGANGGVAIGTLSSNGTIVPPLDARTGLLRNVLPNNLRDVMSGRRRPKQDKYSYPDNEYGVDKSYSISHYGPESLKNFEADMTNPNCFKDHVYDEIRLKDSIAALSRDSNCTYICKFLSL
- the LOC118510197 gene encoding protein draper isoform X2; translated protein: MARARKKPWMQQVLSSAIPSFPVALLLVSVYCNSRALASYTELVKDDHLEGPNVCKEVENIPITITTPKEEAYQERYQKWCLGIPPRCSAYRIKIRTVNETRTINKQRIVKKCCVGYQLDEEETHCIPECKAGCGNGTCVNPDVCRCNKGFAGKTCNISCPPNVWGSDCKQPCKCVNGAACNAADGSCECNRGFKGRYCEETCASDRFGQNCAEICQCGNGGKCDNVSGECYCAPGFTGPLCTETCPAGTHGKQCQSKCRCQNGGTCDPVTGECVCPAGYTGTVCANRCQPGWYGLECANRCECFNGADCDRVTGQCLCAPGFMGAKCLDSCPNNQFGINCTETCRCLNEALCDSADGSCTCPDGWTGADCGQRVCPVDRYGANCTGICECKWSNTKMCHPWTGKCQCEPGWSNSACDRPCRFLRYGQDCQLTCNCKNSSPCSHIDGTCLCIAGFKGESCEEPCSNNMYGQNCSERCQCMNGATCEGDSGKCLCAPGWQGIKCDRPCDAQHYGRDCTERCLCQNGGVCNPINGQCTCPAGWTGELCDRKCTPGRFGQNCEQLCDCHLENILACNATTGRCICKREWGGVRCESRCPLGYYGDTCSEICTCHNNSSCDPITGACICARGWTGRTCSEPCPKGFFGHGCMERCPGSAESNRTCNPITGQYTCPPGFIGPTCEHPCSSGYYGQDCARKCDCRNGAECNHITGECQCTPGWTGPRCETVCEDMYYGTNCSQRCSCYNNAKCRKNDGTCVCEAGWMGHRCDEVCPEGFYGNHCMDACECPPGNFLCHAARGCVCMVGWSGKNCDERMAQARIDEGSSGSVLAVVLTILFVCIFAAMLLYYRRRVANLKAEVNHVVNYMTQEQPSHFDNPVYARTGGANGGVAIGTLSSNGTIVPPLDARTGLLRNVLPNNLRDVMSGRRRPKQDKYSYPDNEYGVDKSYSISHYGPESLKNFEADMTNPNCFKDHVYDEIRLKDSIDTEYDHLDYSRPGSSHKAHYFRMTDGTTNGTVPGAPLPNGTLASTAMMAGPSGGGSPKAINVLRDTSGGSSSSGGGGGGPINNLSAPPRINNLLPAVPSSVGTEPKKCSNTDPPSNLGV